The following proteins come from a genomic window of Chryseobacterium glaciei:
- the purC gene encoding phosphoribosylaminoimidazolesuccinocarboxamide synthase: protein MEKKEMLYEGKAKQVFATDNPDQVVVRFKDDATAFNAQKRGSVDLKGEMNNAITTLIFEYLNEKGIKTHFIKQLDEREQLVKKVSIIPLEMVVRNYSAGSMAQRLGVEEGIKSPVTIFDICYKKDELGDPLINDHHAVFLGAATYEELDEMYELTSDINEILIDLFDKMNIILVDFKIELGKTSDGEIILADEISPDTCRLWDKDTMKKLDKDRFRRDLGEVTEAYVEIYNRLKTLLGK, encoded by the coding sequence ATGGAAAAGAAAGAAATGTTGTACGAGGGTAAGGCAAAACAAGTATTTGCAACCGATAATCCAGATCAGGTAGTTGTACGTTTCAAAGACGATGCGACTGCATTCAATGCTCAAAAAAGAGGATCTGTTGATTTGAAAGGTGAAATGAACAATGCCATCACAACTTTGATTTTTGAATATTTAAATGAAAAAGGGATCAAAACTCATTTCATTAAGCAATTGGACGAAAGAGAGCAGTTGGTAAAAAAAGTATCTATCATTCCTTTGGAAATGGTTGTAAGAAACTATTCTGCAGGAAGTATGGCTCAAAGATTAGGAGTTGAAGAAGGAATTAAATCTCCGGTTACAATCTTCGATATCTGCTACAAAAAAGACGAATTGGGAGATCCGCTTATCAACGATCACCACGCAGTTTTCTTAGGTGCGGCTACTTATGAAGAGCTTGATGAGATGTATGAATTAACTTCTGACATCAACGAAATTCTGATCGATTTATTCGATAAAATGAATATTATCCTTGTTGACTTCAAAATTGAATTAGGTAAAACTTCTGACGGAGAGATCATCTTGGCAGACGAAATTTCTCCTGATACTTGTAGACTTTGGGACAAGGATACAATGAAGAAATTAGATAAAGACAGATTCAGAAGAGATCTTGGAGAAGTAACTGAAGCTTACGTTGAGATCTACAACAGACTGAAAACTTTACTAGGTAAGTAA
- a CDS encoding pseudouridine synthase: MTSQNEGRERKTFGGKPVSKRGGPRDPDAKDNKRGKYERGSLKYGKRPSTGSDRDEDRAKSFVQKRRLNKIEKDIHKDTIRLNKYIANSGICSRREADDLIVQGLVEVNGKVVTEMGYQVEKTDKVVFDGQNITPEKPVYVLLNKPKGYISTTKDDKARKTVMDLVANASPYRVFPVGRLDRSTTGVILLTNDGHMTKKLTHPSFDAKKIYHVTLDKKLTNEDMKLIVEGIRLDEGIATVDQISFIEGKPKNEIGIEIHIGWNRVIRRIFQRLGYEVEALDRVTFAGLTKKNIKRGHWRILTDLEVNTLKML; the protein is encoded by the coding sequence ATTACTTCACAAAACGAAGGTAGAGAAAGAAAAACGTTTGGCGGTAAACCTGTTTCTAAAAGAGGTGGGCCAAGAGATCCTGATGCCAAAGACAACAAAAGAGGTAAATACGAAAGAGGCAGCTTAAAGTATGGTAAGAGACCTTCTACCGGAAGCGACAGAGATGAAGACAGAGCAAAATCTTTTGTACAGAAAAGAAGATTAAATAAGATCGAAAAAGATATCCATAAAGATACCATTCGTCTTAATAAATATATCGCAAACTCAGGGATTTGTAGCAGAAGAGAAGCTGATGATCTGATTGTTCAAGGCTTAGTTGAAGTAAACGGGAAAGTAGTAACTGAAATGGGTTATCAGGTTGAAAAAACGGATAAAGTAGTTTTCGACGGACAAAACATTACTCCAGAAAAGCCTGTTTATGTACTATTAAACAAACCAAAAGGTTATATTTCTACTACAAAAGACGACAAAGCAAGAAAAACAGTAATGGATCTTGTGGCAAATGCTTCTCCGTACCGTGTTTTCCCAGTTGGAAGATTAGACCGTTCTACAACGGGTGTTATTCTTTTAACAAATGACGGACACATGACGAAGAAATTGACGCACCCATCTTTTGATGCGAAAAAAATCTATCACGTAACATTGGATAAAAAATTAACCAATGAAGACATGAAATTGATCGTTGAAGGGATTCGTTTAGATGAAGGGATAGCTACAGTTGATCAAATTTCATTCATCGAAGGTAAACCTAAAAATGAGATCGGAATTGAAATCCACATTGGATGGAACCGTGTTATCAGAAGAATCTTCCAAAGATTAGGATATGAAGTAGAAGCTCTTGACAGAGTAACATTTGCAGGATTAACGAAGAAGAATATCAAAAGAGGACACTGGAGAATTCTTACAGATTTAGAAGTGAATACTTTGAAAATGCTTTAA
- the purF gene encoding amidophosphoribosyltransferase codes for MKSLDIHKSEYLKQFETQTYGRNLFRTQEEERLDAPNEECGIFGMYSDNDLDTFSLSQFGLFALQHRGQEACGISVLKDGKITNMKDEGLVLDVYKEIQDPEAFMGNSAIGHTRYTTAGDKKKYNFQPFFAKNEYDQIILSIAHNGNLTNARELKTELEAEGVVFRATSDSEVILRLIQKNLDLGLRGAIKATMEKIEGAYSVVGMTRNKFFAFRDFNGIRPLVLGAVDEKTYVVASESVALDAVGAQYVRDILPGEIIYTNENEPGKLNSYMVNEERGKQRICSFEYIYFARPDSTLENINVYEIREKSGEKIWEQAPVEADIVIGVPDSGVPAAIGFSKASGIPFRPVLIKNRYIGRSFIVPTQEMRERVVNLKLNPIISEIKDKRVVIIDDSIVRGTTSKRLVKILKDAGVKEIHFRSVSPPIIAPCYLGIDTPSKDDLISANMTTEELRVYLGVDSLEFLSTDSLKEILGSSNHCFGCFTEEYPVAKGEEIELFN; via the coding sequence ATGAAAAGTTTAGACATTCATAAAAGTGAATATTTAAAACAGTTTGAAACTCAAACCTACGGAAGAAATCTTTTCAGAACGCAGGAAGAAGAAAGACTTGACGCTCCGAACGAGGAGTGCGGTATCTTCGGAATGTATTCTGACAATGATCTTGATACGTTTTCTCTTTCACAATTCGGACTTTTTGCTTTACAGCACAGAGGTCAGGAAGCTTGTGGTATTTCTGTTCTTAAGGACGGAAAAATCACCAATATGAAGGATGAAGGTTTAGTTTTGGATGTTTATAAAGAGATCCAGGATCCTGAAGCTTTTATGGGAAATTCTGCAATCGGACACACACGTTACACGACGGCAGGAGACAAAAAGAAATATAATTTTCAGCCATTTTTCGCCAAAAACGAATATGATCAGATTATACTTTCTATCGCTCACAACGGTAACTTAACCAATGCGAGAGAATTAAAAACAGAATTGGAAGCTGAAGGCGTTGTTTTCAGAGCAACTTCGGATTCTGAGGTTATTTTAAGATTAATTCAAAAAAATCTTGATCTAGGACTTCGTGGCGCTATCAAAGCAACCATGGAAAAAATAGAAGGTGCGTATTCGGTTGTTGGTATGACGAGAAATAAATTCTTTGCATTCAGAGATTTCAACGGAATCAGACCTTTGGTTTTAGGTGCAGTGGACGAAAAAACATATGTTGTTGCTTCAGAATCTGTAGCTTTAGATGCTGTTGGCGCTCAATATGTTCGTGATATTTTACCGGGAGAGATCATTTATACCAATGAAAACGAACCTGGAAAATTAAACTCTTATATGGTGAATGAAGAGAGAGGAAAGCAAAGAATCTGTTCTTTTGAATATATTTATTTTGCAAGACCTGACTCTACTTTAGAGAACATCAACGTTTACGAAATCAGAGAGAAATCTGGTGAAAAGATCTGGGAACAGGCTCCTGTAGAAGCTGATATCGTAATTGGAGTTCCTGATTCGGGAGTTCCGGCGGCGATTGGGTTTTCTAAGGCTTCGGGAATACCTTTCCGTCCTGTTTTAATTAAAAACAGATACATCGGAAGAAGTTTCATCGTACCGACTCAGGAAATGAGAGAAAGGGTAGTGAACCTTAAATTAAACCCGATTATTTCTGAGATCAAAGACAAAAGAGTAGTGATCATCGATGATTCTATCGTTCGTGGAACTACATCTAAAAGATTGGTTAAAATTCTAAAAGATGCAGGAGTAAAGGAAATTCACTTCAGAAGTGTTTCTCCACCAATTATTGCACCTTGTTATTTAGGAATCGACACACCGTCAAAAGATGATTTGATCTCTGCCAATATGACGACTGAAGAACTTAGAGTTTATCTTGGAGTTGACTCTTTAGAATTTTTAAGTACGGATAGCCTAAAAGAGATTTTAGGATCTTCCAACCATTGTTTCGGATGTTTTACAGAAGAATATCCTGTTGCGAAAGGAGAAGAAATAGAACTATTTAATTAA
- a CDS encoding DEAD/DEAH box helicase: protein MSFESLGLSHNIIHSVKKLGYLKPFPIQEQAIPVILQGKDLMGIAQTGSGKTACFVMPILEKLQNAEVKKDRNIQVLILVPTRELAIQIDEVFRAFTDNLKREIRTMAVYGGVSINPQMKGMFGVEVLIATPGRLLDLIDHKALSISGIQHLVIDEADKMFQLGFGEEMNKLFAQMPVMKQTTLFSATLDDKVSEMKERLSINPTLIEIKKEEVEIDNIEQLAYHVSPENKGPFLRYLIKEKKVEKALIFVSSTKSADSLVEKLKKNKIKAVAIHSQKSQGARRNNLEEFKVNGAQILVATDLIGRGIHIESLPCVINYELPRSPLDYIHRIGRTGRAGEKGTAINILTDDELQHFRVIQKKMGKKVTLQRTEGIDLHGY from the coding sequence ATGTCATTTGAATCGTTAGGATTATCACACAATATTATTCATTCCGTTAAAAAATTAGGGTATTTGAAGCCGTTTCCGATTCAGGAGCAGGCGATACCTGTAATTTTGCAGGGAAAAGATCTGATGGGAATTGCGCAGACAGGTTCCGGAAAAACGGCTTGTTTTGTGATGCCTATTTTAGAAAAACTGCAAAATGCAGAGGTTAAGAAAGACCGTAATATTCAGGTTTTAATATTGGTTCCTACACGTGAATTGGCGATTCAGATTGATGAAGTTTTCAGAGCTTTTACAGACAATTTGAAGCGTGAAATTCGTACAATGGCTGTTTATGGTGGAGTTTCCATCAATCCGCAGATGAAAGGAATGTTTGGGGTAGAAGTTCTTATTGCAACGCCCGGCCGTTTATTAGATTTGATTGATCATAAAGCGTTGAGTATCTCAGGAATCCAGCATTTGGTGATTGATGAAGCAGATAAAATGTTTCAGTTAGGTTTTGGAGAAGAAATGAATAAACTTTTCGCTCAAATGCCTGTTATGAAACAGACAACATTGTTTTCTGCGACGTTAGATGATAAGGTTTCTGAAATGAAGGAGCGTTTATCAATCAATCCGACATTAATTGAGATCAAAAAAGAAGAAGTTGAAATTGATAATATCGAGCAATTGGCATATCACGTTTCTCCGGAAAACAAAGGTCCATTTTTGCGTTATTTAATTAAAGAAAAGAAGGTTGAAAAAGCATTAATCTTTGTTTCATCTACAAAATCTGCAGATAGTTTAGTTGAAAAATTAAAGAAGAATAAAATTAAAGCAGTCGCGATTCACAGTCAGAAATCGCAAGGTGCGCGTAGAAATAATTTGGAAGAATTTAAGGTAAATGGAGCGCAAATTTTGGTTGCTACAGACTTAATCGGTCGTGGTATCCACATCGAATCTTTGCCTTGTGTTATCAATTACGAATTGCCACGTTCGCCTTTAGATTACATTCACAGAATTGGTAGAACGGGTCGTGCAGGAGAAAAAGGGACTGCCATTAATATTCTGACTGATGATGAATTGCAACATTTCAGAGTAATTCAAAAGAAAATGGGCAAGAAAGTGACTTTACAAAGAACAGAAGGTATTGATTTACATGGTTATTAA
- the aroB gene encoding 3-dehydroquinate synthase gives MITILNDNFSQLNDFLHEKSFSKIFILVDENTHEYCLPVLLGNLETELSFEILEIEAGEEMKNIQTANQLWEILTEMKADRKALVINLGGGVITDMGGFVASTYKRGVQFINIPTTLLSMCDASIGGKTGIDLMHYKNMVGTFSFPEQIFVYPKFLETLPFKELRSGFAEMLKHGLIADKKHWDNLIQIHKLDIEGIIPHIQTSMDIKQDVVEKDFHEKNVRKTLNFAHTIGHAIESLCLEQGNPILHGEAVAMGMISEAHLSYLEGLISEDDSKIIIENVQRYYPYLDISDFKDEDIFSLLLNDKKNVDSKINFSLLSGIGTCTYDYQCSQKNIVDSLTFYRNLENI, from the coding sequence ATGATAACAATATTAAACGATAATTTTTCTCAATTAAACGACTTTTTACACGAAAAATCATTCAGCAAAATCTTTATTTTAGTTGATGAAAATACACATGAATACTGTCTTCCCGTTCTTTTGGGCAATTTGGAAACCGAACTTTCATTTGAAATTCTGGAGATTGAAGCTGGCGAAGAAATGAAGAATATCCAAACGGCAAACCAGCTCTGGGAAATTTTGACAGAAATGAAAGCCGACAGAAAAGCGCTTGTCATCAACCTTGGAGGTGGTGTTATTACGGATATGGGAGGTTTTGTGGCTTCTACTTATAAAAGAGGCGTTCAGTTTATTAATATTCCGACTACCCTTTTATCGATGTGTGACGCTTCTATTGGCGGGAAAACGGGGATTGATCTGATGCATTATAAAAATATGGTAGGAACTTTCTCTTTTCCTGAACAGATTTTTGTGTATCCTAAATTCTTAGAAACTCTTCCTTTTAAAGAATTAAGAAGTGGTTTTGCCGAAATGCTAAAACACGGATTGATCGCAGACAAAAAACATTGGGACAATCTTATTCAGATTCATAAATTAGATATAGAAGGAATTATTCCGCATATTCAAACGTCAATGGATATTAAACAGGATGTTGTAGAAAAAGATTTTCATGAAAAAAATGTCAGAAAAACCCTGAACTTTGCTCACACAATCGGTCATGCTATTGAAAGCTTGTGTTTGGAACAGGGAAATCCTATTTTACACGGTGAAGCTGTTGCGATGGGAATGATTTCAGAAGCACATCTCTCCTATCTTGAAGGTCTAATTTCAGAAGATGATTCAAAAATTATTATTGAAAACGTTCAAAGATATTATCCTTATTTAGATATAAGTGATTTTAAAGATGAAGACATTTTCTCTTTATTATTGAATGATAAGAAGAATGTTGACAGTAAGATCAATTTCTCTTTACTTTCAGGAATAGGTACTTGTACTTACGATTATCAATGTAGTCAGAAAAACATCGTTGATTCTTTAACTTTTTATAGAAATTTAGAAAATATTTAA
- a CDS encoding porin family protein, translated as MKKLILGLAVTASSLAFAQTTTATASSSNPVTFGVKGGMNVSSATKGSGLDDNKSKIGFNAGVFANIPIASSFSIQPEVIYSQYGNKTEYTVLGNKYSTSSHLDYVAVPVMFQYNALPNLYLEAGPEFGLMVSAKNKIKNETNGNSTTSDNYKDDLNTFNVGIGIGAGYYFTPNFGVTARYVAGLTDIVKDNPGDAIRNNVFQVGLAYKFK; from the coding sequence ATGAAAAAGTTAATTTTAGGATTAGCAGTAACTGCAAGTTCACTAGCATTCGCACAAACAACTACAGCTACGGCTTCATCTTCAAACCCAGTTACATTTGGTGTTAAAGGAGGAATGAACGTTTCTTCTGCAACTAAAGGATCTGGTCTTGATGACAACAAATCAAAAATCGGTTTTAACGCAGGTGTATTTGCTAATATTCCAATTGCAAGTTCTTTCAGCATTCAGCCAGAGGTTATTTATAGCCAGTATGGTAACAAAACTGAATATACTGTACTTGGTAACAAATACTCTACTTCTAGCCATTTAGATTATGTTGCAGTACCAGTAATGTTTCAGTACAACGCTTTACCAAACCTTTATTTAGAGGCTGGACCAGAATTTGGTTTGATGGTAAGTGCTAAAAACAAAATCAAAAACGAAACAAACGGAAATTCAACTACAAGTGATAACTATAAGGATGATTTAAATACATTCAATGTAGGTATTGGTATTGGAGCTGGATATTATTTCACACCAAACTTCGGAGTTACAGCTAGATATGTTGCTGGTTTAACGGATATCGTTAAAGATAACCCTGGAGATGCAATTAGAAATAATGTATTCCAAGTAGGATTGGCTTATAAATTCAAATAA
- the pncA gene encoding bifunctional nicotinamidase/pyrazinamidase — MKKALIIVDVQNDFCEGGALAVPGANEIIPYINLLMEENEYDQIVLTQDWHPANHKSFASNNGQKVGESIILNGVPQFMWPDHCVQGTFGAEFHKDLNRDKVTHIIQKGKNTEIDAYSGFQDNNHFMKTGLDDFLKYHEIQLLEIVGLAMDYCVKFTCTDAVANGYVTCLHFNGTRAVNVKPDNARDAIFEMLQKGVTVLG; from the coding sequence ATGAAAAAAGCGTTAATAATAGTAGATGTACAGAATGATTTTTGTGAAGGCGGTGCATTGGCAGTTCCTGGAGCTAACGAGATTATTCCTTACATCAATCTTCTGATGGAAGAAAATGAATACGATCAAATTGTTCTTACTCAGGATTGGCATCCTGCAAATCATAAAAGCTTCGCAAGCAACAACGGACAAAAAGTTGGAGAAAGCATTATTTTGAATGGTGTTCCGCAGTTTATGTGGCCGGATCATTGTGTTCAAGGGACTTTTGGAGCAGAATTTCATAAAGATCTGAACAGAGATAAAGTAACTCACATCATTCAAAAAGGGAAAAATACTGAAATTGATGCTTACAGCGGTTTTCAGGACAATAACCACTTTATGAAAACCGGTTTGGATGATTTCTTAAAATATCACGAAATTCAGTTATTAGAAATTGTAGGTTTAGCAATGGATTATTGTGTGAAATTTACATGTACTGATGCTGTTGCAAACGGATATGTAACATGTTTGCATTTCAACGGAACACGTGCCGTAAACGTAAAACCGGATAATGCAAGAGATGCTATTTTTGAAATGCTTCAGAAAGGAGTAACTGTTTTAGGATAA
- the ytxJ gene encoding bacillithiol system redox-active protein YtxJ, producing the protein MSFFDKIFGGKEENLQQKSFWKKIESEEDLEKAIENSYHQKIGIFKHSTSCFISKTVLKNFEKEIENTDEKVELYYLDLLSHRPISNKIAEDLGIRHESPQFIVIENGKAISNASHQDISLSQIV; encoded by the coding sequence ATGAGTTTTTTTGATAAAATATTTGGCGGAAAAGAAGAAAATCTGCAACAAAAATCTTTCTGGAAAAAGATAGAATCTGAAGAAGATCTGGAGAAAGCTATTGAAAATTCATACCATCAAAAGATAGGAATCTTCAAACATTCAACAAGTTGTTTCATCAGCAAAACTGTATTGAAAAACTTTGAAAAAGAAATAGAAAATACTGATGAAAAAGTAGAGTTATATTACTTAGATTTGTTATCTCATAGACCAATTTCCAATAAAATAGCAGAAGATTTGGGAATAAGACATGAAAGTCCGCAATTTATCGTCATAGAAAACGGAAAAGCAATTAGCAATGCTTCGCATCAGGACATCTCTTTAAGTCAGATCGTATAA
- a CDS encoding YfiT family bacillithiol transferase, with translation MSNLEQKRFPIGEYQQPENICDIKLDEYIKVIKNFPEKLKKLIEDLSDDQLDTPYREGGWTVRQLVNHIADSHINSFIRLKLALTEDNPTIRPYDEAKWAELQDSVNMPIKPAMRMIKGTHQRWAALLKTLTNKQFERTFHHPEQNQNYDLRNYLALYVWHCNHHFAHIENLKKEKGW, from the coding sequence ATGAGTAATTTAGAACAGAAAAGGTTTCCAATAGGTGAGTACCAGCAACCTGAGAACATCTGTGATATTAAACTTGATGAATATATTAAAGTCATCAAAAACTTCCCCGAAAAGCTTAAAAAATTAATAGAAGATCTTTCTGACGACCAACTAGATACTCCTTACAGAGAAGGTGGCTGGACGGTGAGACAACTTGTAAATCACATCGCAGACAGCCATATCAATAGTTTTATTCGTCTTAAATTGGCATTAACGGAAGATAATCCAACCATCAGACCTTACGATGAAGCGAAATGGGCAGAACTTCAGGACAGCGTAAATATGCCGATAAAACCAGCAATGAGAATGATAAAAGGAACGCATCAAAGGTGGGCTGCTTTGCTTAAAACCCTTACCAATAAGCAGTTTGAAAGAACTTTTCATCATCCTGAACAAAACCAGAATTACGATCTGAGAAATTATCTTGCTCTGTATGTCTGGCATTGCAATCATCATTTTGCTCATATTGAAAATTTGAAGAAAGAAAAAGGTTGGTAA
- a CDS encoding porin family protein, producing the protein MKKLFLGLAVVAGSLAFAQETKTTPTVTTVNNDKGPIRVGIKAGGNAASFNHQDVSLDNQKLGFHAGVLVNIPLSKKFAIQPEVLYNQLGAKSVLSSTDVTTGATTVKTKDDYSTTLNYVSVPLMLQMRPTENFYIEAGPEFSYFINGKNKGSRTIESTTGGVTTTQASSTSEDINKDDIKKFNVGLGLGLGYDFTHNLGINARYVNSLTNIDANPVKGDDATTNRVFQLGLNYKF; encoded by the coding sequence ATGAAAAAGTTATTTCTAGGACTAGCAGTAGTCGCTGGTTCACTAGCATTTGCTCAAGAAACAAAAACTACTCCTACAGTAACTACTGTAAACAATGATAAAGGGCCAATAAGAGTTGGTATTAAAGCAGGTGGAAACGCAGCTTCTTTTAATCATCAGGATGTGAGTCTGGATAATCAAAAATTAGGATTCCATGCAGGTGTACTTGTTAATATTCCATTATCTAAAAAGTTTGCAATTCAACCAGAGGTTTTATATAATCAGTTAGGAGCAAAAAGTGTACTTTCTTCTACTGACGTTACTACAGGGGCAACTACTGTAAAAACAAAAGATGATTATTCTACAACGCTGAATTATGTTTCAGTTCCGTTGATGCTTCAAATGAGACCTACAGAAAACTTTTATATAGAAGCAGGTCCTGAATTCAGTTATTTTATTAACGGAAAAAATAAAGGCTCAAGAACAATTGAATCTACAACTGGAGGTGTTACAACAACTCAGGCTTCATCAACATCTGAAGACATCAATAAAGATGATATCAAGAAATTTAATGTTGGTTTAGGTCTTGGTTTAGGGTACGATTTCACTCATAACTTAGGGATCAACGCGAGATACGTAAACAGTTTAACGAATATTGATGCAAACCCTGTAAAAGGAGATGATGCAACAACAAACAGAGTTTTCCAATTAGGATTAAACTACAAATTCTAG
- a CDS encoding porin family protein, whose translation MKKLILGIAITASSLALAQKAASKSPVTFGVKAGMNVSSISKTEGIDQKAKVGFNAGAFANIPLSSQFSIQPELLYSGLGSKSVNAYEYSLAGVTTKRKDTYTTSLNYITVPVMFQYNALPNLYLEAGPEFGFMLSGKNKGDVTTTVTSGGNTSTATKSYSDKINKDNVNSFNLGLGIGAGYYFTPNIGVSARYVAGLTDINKKSGSGDAIKNNVFQVGVTYKFK comes from the coding sequence ATGAAAAAATTAATTTTAGGAATAGCAATTACTGCAAGTTCTTTAGCACTTGCTCAGAAGGCAGCTTCAAAATCTCCCGTTACATTTGGTGTAAAAGCAGGAATGAATGTTTCATCAATTTCTAAAACAGAAGGAATTGATCAAAAAGCTAAAGTAGGATTTAATGCCGGGGCATTTGCTAATATTCCGCTTTCGAGCCAGTTTAGTATTCAGCCGGAATTGCTATATAGCGGACTAGGTTCAAAATCTGTAAATGCGTATGAATATTCCCTTGCAGGTGTTACAACTAAAAGAAAAGATACATATACGACATCGCTGAATTATATAACAGTACCTGTAATGTTCCAATATAATGCACTTCCTAACCTTTATTTGGAGGCTGGTCCTGAGTTCGGATTTATGTTAAGCGGGAAAAATAAAGGAGATGTTACAACTACAGTTACGTCAGGCGGTAATACAAGTACAGCAACCAAAAGTTATTCTGATAAAATTAATAAGGACAACGTAAATTCATTCAATTTGGGTCTTGGTATTGGTGCAGGATATTATTTTACTCCTAATATTGGGGTGAGCGCAAGATATGTTGCCGGTTTAACTGATATCAATAAGAAAAGCGGTAGCGGAGATGCTATTAAAAACAATGTTTTCCAAGTAGGAGTAACATATAAGTTTAAATAA
- a CDS encoding porin family protein, producing the protein MKKLFLGLAVAASSIAFAQEKAPSSSPLKLGVKAGLNVATISGGDSKAKAGFYGGLFLNAPIASNFSLQPEVLYNGVGAKAEDLQGFKLNLSYISVPVMFQYNATPEFYLEAGPQFSFLIDSKLKYQSVSVKANDSIKGFDFGIGIGAGYYFTPNIGVNARYVAGVTDIGKEVAGAQPEGKNNVFQVGLAYKF; encoded by the coding sequence ATGAAAAAATTATTCTTAGGATTAGCAGTTGCTGCAAGTTCAATCGCATTTGCTCAAGAAAAAGCACCTTCTTCTTCTCCACTTAAACTTGGAGTTAAAGCAGGTCTTAACGTTGCTACTATTTCTGGTGGTGATTCTAAAGCTAAAGCAGGATTTTATGGAGGTTTATTTTTGAATGCTCCAATTGCATCAAATTTCAGCCTTCAACCGGAAGTTTTATATAATGGTGTTGGTGCGAAAGCAGAAGATCTTCAAGGTTTTAAATTAAATTTAAGCTACATTTCAGTTCCTGTAATGTTCCAATATAATGCAACTCCGGAATTTTATCTTGAAGCTGGACCTCAATTCAGTTTCTTAATAGATTCTAAATTAAAATATCAGTCTGTATCAGTAAAAGCAAACGATTCAATCAAAGGTTTTGATTTTGGTATTGGTATTGGAGCTGGTTATTACTTCACTCCAAACATCGGTGTTAATGCAAGATATGTTGCTGGTGTTACAGATATAGGTAAAGAAGTTGCTGGTGCGCAGCCTGAAGGAAAAAACAATGTTTTCCAAGTAGGTCTTGCATACAAGTTCTAA
- a CDS encoding DUF1569 domain-containing protein, translating to MVKKSLHNRIYFEEIINRISNLNENSPRKWGQMTVAQMLKHCDLVLQVALQKIILPEINILFSAVGILTKFEMQIFNNGIPRNMPTFQKLIVNFEYDFDEAKKSLLKTLDDYWYAFENHKLAQKHRLFGKMKEKDWGFLEYKHLNHHLKQFNV from the coding sequence TTGGTAAAAAAGAGTCTTCATAATCGGATTTATTTTGAGGAAATTATTAATCGAATTTCTAATCTTAATGAAAATTCTCCAAGAAAATGGGGGCAAATGACTGTTGCTCAAATGCTGAAACATTGTGATCTCGTTCTTCAGGTTGCTTTACAGAAAATCATTCTTCCTGAAATTAATATTTTGTTTTCCGCGGTAGGTATTCTTACAAAATTTGAGATGCAAATTTTTAATAACGGAATTCCCCGAAACATGCCTACTTTTCAAAAACTAATCGTTAATTTTGAATATGATTTTGATGAAGCAAAGAAAAGTCTTCTGAAAACACTAGATGATTATTGGTATGCATTTGAAAACCATAAATTGGCTCAAAAACACAGGCTTTTTGGTAAAATGAAAGAAAAAGACTGGGGCTTTTTAGAGTATAAACATCTGAATCATCACCTTAAACAATTTAATGTATGA